A genomic window from Bdellovibrio sp. SKB1291214 includes:
- a CDS encoding RluA family pseudouridine synthase encodes MFKILFEDDWFIAAEKPAGLPSQATVDKSRPDFFTQLKKQLQSARGSDFYLALHHRLDRDTSGVMIFAKNKEANDPLANMFKKHLIQKTYVAITRNRKMPETWEFKNHLAEVRDNKLKKTKMKSVSSGGDMAHTKFRLLEKFKLGMMVEAQPLTGRMHQIRVHLAEEHMGIFGDDIYPCNKVPVAARLMLHALSLEFNHPFTQQPIKIESALPEDMKEFILLLNSEMSASEKK; translated from the coding sequence ATGTTTAAAATTCTCTTCGAGGATGACTGGTTTATCGCGGCTGAAAAGCCGGCTGGTCTTCCTTCGCAAGCGACGGTGGATAAAAGCCGTCCCGACTTCTTCACTCAATTAAAAAAACAGCTTCAAAGCGCGCGCGGGTCAGATTTTTACCTAGCTCTGCACCACCGCTTAGATCGCGACACCTCGGGCGTGATGATCTTTGCTAAAAACAAAGAGGCGAACGATCCTTTGGCGAATATGTTTAAAAAACATCTGATCCAAAAGACTTATGTTGCAATCACTCGCAATCGCAAAATGCCTGAAACTTGGGAATTTAAAAATCACTTGGCAGAGGTCCGCGATAATAAGCTTAAAAAAACCAAGATGAAATCTGTCAGCTCCGGCGGCGATATGGCTCATACCAAATTTCGTCTGCTCGAGAAGTTTAAACTGGGCATGATGGTCGAAGCGCAACCTCTAACAGGGCGCATGCACCAAATACGAGTTCACCTAGCTGAAGAACACATGGGTATCTTTGGGGATGATATTTATCCTTGCAATAAAGTTCCCGTCGCTGCTCGCTTAATGTTGCATGCCCTATCTTTGGAATTTAACCATCCCTTTACACAGCAGCCGATCAAAATAGAATCTGCTTTACCCGAGGACATGAAGGAATTTATCCTGCTTCTGAACAGCGAGATGAGCGCTTCCGAAAAAAAGTGA
- a CDS encoding GmrSD restriction endonuclease domain-containing protein, translating into MDFVRGMKFALVLGVFATALLNAHTTWAQEEAPSELPPVHASQASDSQQAVPAPYTEKPQWHQFYLVDDANIDHVTIRTPKMEPSELMTPGTLFESFVSKAKVAVVNLLRWNQYNYDMPVPTEKYMRKLHFGRWINDPADETCMNTRAKVLVRDSKGEVTYRNGKFCVVEDGKWDDPYTNTELTSSRQIQIDHMVPLKNAYMSGAFNWDYKLRCLYANYMGMKEHLVSAEAHQNMSKGDSGPEGYLPPYEPGRCQYIRNWLAIKMIWRLTVNPEEAQAINDNIVKYGCKASDFVFTKDELDNQRNVITQNLNFCMVNKR; encoded by the coding sequence ATGGATTTCGTGAGGGGCATGAAATTCGCTTTAGTTTTGGGAGTATTTGCAACAGCATTGCTGAATGCACATACGACTTGGGCACAGGAAGAGGCACCATCAGAGTTGCCACCGGTGCACGCATCACAGGCGAGCGATTCACAGCAAGCGGTTCCAGCACCGTATACAGAAAAACCACAATGGCATCAGTTCTATCTTGTAGACGACGCCAATATAGATCACGTGACAATTCGCACACCGAAAATGGAACCCAGTGAATTGATGACTCCGGGAACATTGTTCGAATCTTTTGTTTCAAAAGCTAAAGTCGCTGTCGTAAACCTGCTGCGCTGGAACCAATACAATTACGACATGCCAGTTCCCACAGAAAAATATATGCGCAAACTTCACTTCGGTCGTTGGATCAATGACCCCGCTGATGAAACATGCATGAACACGCGCGCTAAAGTCTTGGTTCGCGATAGCAAAGGCGAAGTCACCTACCGTAATGGCAAGTTCTGTGTAGTGGAAGATGGCAAATGGGATGATCCGTACACAAATACAGAGCTGACATCTTCTCGCCAAATTCAGATCGACCACATGGTGCCTTTAAAAAACGCTTACATGTCCGGAGCTTTCAATTGGGATTACAAACTCCGCTGTTTGTACGCGAACTATATGGGCATGAAAGAGCATTTAGTTTCTGCTGAAGCTCATCAAAATATGTCTAAGGGTGACAGCGGTCCTGAGGGATACTTGCCGCCCTACGAGCCTGGACGTTGCCAATACATCCGCAACTGGCTGGCGATTAAAATGATCTGGCGTTTGACGGTAAACCCGGAAGAGGCGCAAGCCATCAACGATAATATCGTGAAGTACGGTTGCAAAGCTTCAGACTTCGTGTTCACCAAGGACGAATTAGACAATCAACGAAACGTTATAACGCAGAACCTAAATTTCTGCATGGTCAATAAACGCTAA
- a CDS encoding efflux RND transporter permease subunit: MNLPSLSIRRPITILCVVLLTLILGVFSLFKMPVDLFPDVTFPILSIQIVYPGASPLDLEKQVAKPIEDELGSLSGLKTITSQNLDGVTVIILEFNLGVDIKDLEQDVRNRIGNIRNDLPKDIREPVVRRFDPADQPIVTLALVTELPDGEAYDLANETIKPMFERLKDVGQVQIYGGRKQEIHVLIDKNKLQDRKISMLQVSQRVLETSQDVPIGKIENPKQETSLRTSGEFDSLKQIEEVNVNFVGSDRPVMVKDIGRVIKSLEDQKTMGRIKGKKALLLNVYKQRGANTVAVADNIKNNVAKATEFLKSKNINAHVEMVRDTSIPIRLNVADVNESITIGILLCVLVVFFFLGSARSTLITGMALPNSLLGGFVLMFAMGFTINLMTLLALSLAVGLLIDDAIVVRENIFRHLEMGKRPKDAALDGTKEVTMAVVATTLVVIAVFGPISFLQGIVGQFFKQFGLTVVFTMLISLFDAFTVAPMMSAYLAHPDEHNKGNGIIGKLLSAFDRFQTKLEDIYERLLKFTINYPKTILSAAVVVFVLSMGTIAFIPKTFLPEADEGEFSVSIELPVGSSLEATGNLVADLEKVFEGDHAVGIVVATIGTVNNEANKASLYVRLVDPKDRPMNTSDYTESLRKKMEPFKERAIVSIGQFDPVNSGQKPLMINLTGQDLDELNKYATQVVARLSKIEGLVDVDTNFRAGKPEFHVIFDRNRSESLGVSTVKAGAELRNRTEGNEESIYREKGIDYKIRVRFEEKFRDLRSNFESTLVPNANFNMIPLPRIARGEEATGFSQINRQNKSRFIQVSANLAKGGALGTASQEIEKVFKTELKPPAGIEYRFQGQADDFKDLINNMLIAIFLGVTFIYLVLASLYESFITPFTILLALPLAMTGAFLALLITGKTIDIFSLIGIVLLLGVVAKNSILLVDYTNHLLQDGMERKDALLKACRTRLRPILMTSLALIAGMIPIAIGLNEASAMRKSMGIAIIGGLISSTLLTLVVVPAAFGFIDDFRTWLRKKLAKISGYQGG, from the coding sequence ATGAATTTACCAAGTCTTTCAATTCGCAGACCTATTACAATTCTTTGCGTGGTTCTTCTAACGTTGATTCTGGGTGTATTTTCTTTATTTAAAATGCCCGTGGATCTTTTCCCCGATGTGACATTTCCGATCCTTTCCATCCAAATCGTCTATCCAGGTGCTTCGCCTTTGGATTTGGAAAAGCAAGTCGCAAAACCGATTGAAGATGAACTGGGAAGTCTTTCGGGTTTAAAAACGATCACCTCGCAAAACTTAGACGGTGTGACTGTTATCATTCTTGAATTCAACCTCGGGGTTGATATTAAGGATTTAGAGCAAGATGTGCGAAACCGTATCGGCAATATTCGAAACGATTTACCTAAAGACATTAGAGAGCCGGTCGTGCGAAGGTTCGACCCGGCCGATCAGCCGATTGTGACTTTGGCGTTAGTGACAGAGCTTCCTGATGGGGAGGCCTATGACTTGGCGAATGAAACGATCAAGCCCATGTTTGAGCGCCTAAAAGACGTAGGACAAGTGCAGATTTACGGCGGACGTAAGCAAGAAATTCACGTGTTGATTGATAAAAACAAACTTCAAGATCGTAAGATTTCGATGCTGCAAGTTTCTCAACGAGTTTTGGAAACGTCTCAAGACGTGCCAATTGGAAAGATTGAAAATCCAAAACAAGAAACCTCATTGCGTACCAGTGGTGAATTCGATTCTTTAAAGCAGATTGAAGAAGTGAACGTCAACTTTGTCGGTTCCGACCGTCCCGTGATGGTGAAAGACATAGGTCGCGTTATTAAAAGCCTTGAAGACCAGAAAACCATGGGTCGTATCAAGGGCAAAAAAGCGTTGCTTTTAAATGTCTATAAACAAAGAGGAGCGAACACCGTTGCTGTGGCTGACAATATTAAAAACAACGTGGCAAAAGCCACCGAGTTTTTGAAATCTAAAAATATCAACGCTCATGTCGAAATGGTGCGGGACACATCGATTCCAATTCGCTTAAACGTAGCGGACGTCAATGAGTCTATTACCATTGGTATCTTACTGTGCGTGTTGGTGGTGTTCTTTTTCTTGGGATCTGCACGCTCCACTTTGATCACAGGGATGGCTCTTCCGAACTCCCTCTTGGGTGGATTTGTATTGATGTTTGCCATGGGCTTTACGATCAATTTGATGACCTTGCTCGCATTGTCATTGGCCGTGGGTCTTTTGATCGATGATGCGATCGTCGTGCGGGAAAATATCTTTCGACATTTAGAGATGGGTAAACGTCCCAAAGATGCGGCTTTGGATGGTACAAAAGAAGTGACCATGGCCGTTGTTGCGACGACGCTTGTGGTGATTGCAGTTTTCGGTCCGATTTCATTCCTACAGGGGATCGTGGGACAGTTCTTTAAACAATTCGGTTTAACAGTTGTGTTCACGATGCTTATTTCGCTGTTCGATGCATTTACAGTGGCACCGATGATGTCAGCCTATTTAGCGCATCCGGATGAACACAATAAAGGCAATGGCATTATTGGCAAACTGTTATCGGCGTTTGATCGTTTTCAGACGAAGCTTGAAGATATTTATGAAAGGCTTCTAAAATTCACGATCAATTATCCGAAGACGATTTTATCGGCGGCCGTCGTCGTCTTCGTGCTCTCCATGGGGACGATTGCCTTTATTCCAAAGACGTTCTTACCCGAAGCAGATGAAGGGGAGTTTTCTGTTTCCATCGAATTGCCTGTGGGATCTTCACTGGAGGCTACAGGAAATTTGGTGGCGGATTTAGAGAAAGTTTTTGAAGGGGATCATGCGGTCGGGATTGTTGTTGCGACCATTGGTACAGTGAACAACGAAGCCAATAAGGCAAGCTTGTATGTGCGTTTGGTCGACCCTAAAGATCGTCCAATGAATACTAGTGATTACACGGAATCGCTTCGTAAAAAAATGGAGCCTTTTAAAGAGCGTGCCATCGTCAGTATCGGTCAGTTCGATCCGGTAAATTCAGGTCAGAAGCCTTTAATGATCAACCTGACCGGACAAGACTTGGATGAACTTAATAAATACGCAACTCAGGTCGTAGCAAGACTGAGTAAAATTGAAGGACTGGTTGACGTCGATACAAATTTCCGGGCAGGTAAGCCAGAGTTTCACGTGATCTTTGATCGCAATCGCTCGGAGTCTTTAGGAGTTTCCACAGTGAAAGCGGGTGCGGAGCTTCGCAACCGCACCGAAGGAAATGAAGAGTCCATCTATCGTGAAAAAGGGATTGATTATAAAATCCGTGTTCGCTTTGAAGAAAAGTTTCGCGATCTTAGAAGCAATTTTGAATCGACATTGGTTCCAAATGCGAATTTCAACATGATCCCATTGCCACGAATCGCTCGCGGTGAAGAAGCCACAGGTTTTTCGCAAATCAATCGTCAAAACAAAAGTCGTTTCATTCAGGTTTCTGCAAATCTTGCTAAAGGTGGCGCCTTGGGAACGGCCTCACAAGAAATTGAAAAAGTATTTAAGACCGAACTTAAACCGCCAGCAGGAATTGAATACCGTTTCCAAGGTCAGGCAGATGACTTTAAGGATTTGATCAACAACATGTTGATCGCGATTTTCCTGGGCGTAACGTTTATTTATTTGGTGCTTGCTAGCTTGTATGAAAGCTTTATCACGCCATTCACGATTTTGTTGGCATTGCCACTGGCGATGACGGGGGCCTTTCTGGCGCTCTTAATCACAGGAAAAACAATTGATATCTTCTCGCTGATAGGAATTGTTTTATTGCTGGGGGTTGTGGCGAAGAACTCGATCTTGCTGGTTGATTATACTAATCACCTGTTGCAAGACGGAATGGAGCGTAAGGATGCCCTGCTTAAAGCCTGTCGAACACGTCTTCGTCCGATCTTGATGACGTCCTTGGCATTAATCGCCGGGATGATTCCAATTGCGATCGGTCTGAACGAAGCTTCGGCGATGAGAAAATCCATGGGTATTGCAATCATCGGTGGTCTGATCAGCTCAACATTGCTAACTCTGGTTGTAGTGCCAGCAGCCTTTGGATTTATCGATGACTTTAGAACTTGGCTTCGTAAAAAACTGGCGAAGATCAGCGGTTATCAAGGGGGCTAG
- the mdtD gene encoding multidrug transporter subunit MdtD: MSTTTSSGSANPASSNRLLWLVAIGFFMETLDSTIVNTALPSMAKSLNQSPLMMQSVVIAYSLTIAVLIPASGWIADRFGTRRVFFSAILLFTLGSLCCAVAQTLPQLVVSRVFQGMGGAMMMPVGRLAVLRAFPANQFLRAISFVTIPALVGPLIGPTLGGYLVEYASWHWIFLINIPVGIIGCIATYIDMPDIRGVEVPKFDLSGFIMLSTCMVMISFALDGLSELGFQQATVLLLTIFGMASLTAYWIHARKNPLPLFSLKLFSSQTYTIGLLGNLFARIGSSSMPFLIPLFLQISMHYSPFEAGLTMIPVALAGIYAKKLGTPLIMRLGYRRTLTYNTLCVGIMMASFALITPSQPLWIRILQLLFFGTVNSLQFTAMNTLTLKDLNAKLASSGNSLFSMVQMLAMSFGVAAAGALLSTFASHYPAMEGGGYALQAFRATFICMGLITCSSAWIFWQLPAEMSARPDDPKKVAVE; the protein is encoded by the coding sequence ATGTCCACCACCACATCCTCTGGTTCAGCCAACCCTGCTTCTTCCAATCGACTTCTCTGGTTAGTTGCTATTGGTTTCTTTATGGAAACCTTAGATTCAACAATCGTCAACACGGCTCTTCCAAGCATGGCAAAAAGTTTGAACCAAAGTCCTCTGATGATGCAATCAGTGGTGATAGCATACTCCCTGACGATCGCTGTTCTAATTCCTGCTTCGGGATGGATCGCGGACCGCTTTGGAACCCGTCGCGTATTTTTTTCGGCGATTCTTTTATTTACTCTGGGGTCTTTGTGCTGTGCGGTTGCTCAAACACTGCCCCAACTTGTTGTATCTCGGGTGTTTCAAGGTATGGGCGGGGCGATGATGATGCCGGTGGGTCGCCTTGCGGTCCTTAGGGCTTTTCCAGCAAATCAATTTTTACGAGCCATCAGCTTTGTCACAATTCCTGCCTTGGTGGGACCTCTGATCGGCCCTACGCTGGGTGGATATTTGGTAGAGTACGCTTCATGGCATTGGATTTTCTTAATCAACATTCCCGTTGGCATCATTGGTTGTATCGCGACGTATATCGATATGCCGGATATTCGCGGTGTTGAAGTTCCTAAATTCGATTTGTCGGGCTTCATCATGCTCTCAACGTGCATGGTGATGATCTCTTTTGCTCTGGATGGGTTGTCAGAGCTGGGTTTTCAACAGGCCACAGTCTTGTTGTTAACTATCTTTGGTATGGCGTCTTTAACCGCGTATTGGATTCATGCACGAAAAAATCCGCTGCCGTTATTTTCTTTAAAACTTTTTAGCTCTCAAACATATACCATTGGACTTTTAGGAAATCTGTTTGCACGTATCGGCAGCAGCAGTATGCCTTTTCTGATCCCGTTGTTTTTACAAATCAGCATGCATTACTCCCCGTTTGAGGCGGGTCTAACGATGATCCCTGTCGCACTTGCTGGTATTTATGCTAAAAAACTGGGAACGCCTTTAATCATGCGTTTGGGATATCGTCGCACACTTACTTACAACACTCTTTGTGTGGGCATTATGATGGCAAGCTTTGCTTTAATCACACCGTCACAACCACTGTGGATTCGAATTTTACAGTTGTTATTTTTCGGGACAGTGAACTCTCTGCAATTCACCGCGATGAACACACTGACACTGAAAGACCTCAACGCAAAACTTGCCTCCAGCGGAAACAGCTTATTTTCCATGGTGCAAATGTTGGCGATGAGTTTTGGCGTGGCCGCGGCAGGCGCGCTGCTAAGCACCTTCGCCTCCCACTATCCAGCTATGGAAGGTGGAGGCTATGCCCTGCAGGCCTTCCGTGCCACATTTATTTGCATGGGCCTTATCACCTGCAGCTCAGCGTGGATTTTCTGGCAACTTCCGGCAGAAATGTCCGCCCGTCCCGACGATCCTAAGAAGGTCGCCGTCGAATAA
- a CDS encoding GFA family protein, whose product MNNQYLGSCLCEKVTFEVVGSFESFFLCHCKYCQKDTGSAHGANLFSQKAQLKWVRGGDMVRTFNLPSTRHSKSFCKECGSALPGLQMNGQLLVVPAGSLNSPLDIKPNAHIFCSSKAPWDEALEKIATFETLPS is encoded by the coding sequence ATGAATAATCAATATCTGGGTTCCTGCCTGTGTGAGAAAGTGACATTCGAAGTCGTCGGCAGTTTCGAAAGCTTCTTTTTGTGCCACTGTAAGTACTGCCAGAAGGACACAGGTTCCGCTCACGGTGCCAATTTGTTTTCTCAGAAAGCGCAGCTAAAATGGGTGCGTGGAGGCGACATGGTGAGAACATTTAATCTGCCTTCAACCCGACACTCGAAAAGCTTTTGTAAAGAGTGTGGCTCGGCTTTACCAGGTTTGCAGATGAATGGTCAGTTATTGGTCGTTCCTGCCGGGAGCTTAAATTCCCCGTTAGATATTAAACCCAATGCCCATATCTTTTGTTCAAGCAAAGCCCCCTGGGATGAGGCTTTAGAAAAAATAGCTACGTTCGAAACACTGCCGTCATAA
- a CDS encoding phosphatase PAP2 family protein, giving the protein MTNLSRVLFLFFSVVFSSPSFAGSFEWNDPTGSKPFLPWVWEDQLKPTAEKSWDLTGASILLAGAVGTAAAHTQDDRVFEYTQNHDLMSDSWEQVGGFLASGGPGVFLAMTQLWWDQPAGLQNFRAMMWTTATHVTLAASINRERPPGQNRGWSFPSGHTSNAFAIATSLAYSYGPWVGVPSYGLATFIAASRISAQVHWLSDCVAAAAIGIYWGRASALVTESKKPVTIFIYPVPIDGGAIVNFSKVF; this is encoded by the coding sequence ATGACAAATTTAAGTAGAGTTCTGTTTTTGTTTTTCAGTGTCGTGTTTTCTTCGCCATCTTTTGCAGGTTCATTCGAATGGAATGATCCGACAGGCAGCAAACCATTTCTTCCGTGGGTGTGGGAAGACCAATTGAAACCCACTGCTGAAAAATCCTGGGACCTAACCGGTGCAAGTATACTTCTTGCGGGGGCCGTAGGAACTGCTGCTGCACATACTCAAGATGACCGGGTGTTTGAGTACACACAAAATCACGACTTGATGTCTGATTCATGGGAGCAAGTTGGTGGGTTTTTAGCCAGTGGTGGTCCAGGGGTCTTTCTTGCGATGACACAGCTTTGGTGGGATCAACCTGCGGGTCTGCAAAATTTCCGTGCGATGATGTGGACCACAGCGACTCATGTAACTTTAGCAGCCAGTATCAATCGTGAAAGACCTCCGGGACAAAATCGCGGTTGGTCCTTTCCATCAGGGCACACCTCGAATGCTTTTGCGATTGCGACCTCTCTTGCATATTCATACGGTCCTTGGGTGGGCGTTCCTTCATACGGTCTGGCGACCTTTATTGCGGCATCCAGAATATCTGCACAAGTGCATTGGTTGAGTGATTGTGTCGCTGCCGCCGCCATCGGAATTTATTGGGGACGTGCATCTGCGCTCGTGACTGAAAGTAAAAAGCCAGTTACAATATTTATATATCCGGTGCCTATTGATGGAGGCGCAATTGTTAATTTCTCCAAAGTTTTTTAG
- a CDS encoding DUF3943 domain-containing protein, whose translation MLISPKFFSSLILSVAVLFSVITGAEESAPVLQKNPTGLYEEYKQIPKAEFEKHERLKNFAIMYGLQWIVYGVTQYHTIKEHGSFHNWIRNPWHADYDKDTYDYNIFKHSLSGELYYQYYRSRGYSEQESFLWAVASSTAFEFTIETVTEVPSYQDLYQTPVLGTVVGVGMEKLSLYFHSKKTWPNRLLGYFFNPFTLLSHSQYGYVTVPVVTNNYKGIQISWSFQ comes from the coding sequence TTGTTAATTTCTCCAAAGTTTTTTAGTTCACTCATCCTGAGTGTTGCTGTTTTATTTTCGGTGATCACTGGCGCCGAGGAATCGGCGCCGGTGTTACAGAAAAATCCCACCGGTCTTTACGAAGAGTATAAGCAAATTCCCAAAGCCGAATTCGAGAAGCACGAAAGACTTAAAAACTTTGCGATCATGTATGGTCTGCAGTGGATCGTTTATGGTGTTACTCAATACCACACGATCAAAGAACATGGCTCGTTTCATAATTGGATTAGAAATCCGTGGCACGCCGATTATGATAAAGATACTTATGATTATAATATCTTTAAGCACTCTCTGTCTGGAGAGTTGTACTATCAATACTATCGGTCGCGCGGATATTCCGAACAGGAATCTTTTTTGTGGGCAGTGGCTTCGTCAACAGCGTTTGAGTTTACAATTGAAACGGTGACGGAGGTCCCTAGTTATCAGGATTTGTATCAAACCCCGGTGTTGGGAACTGTGGTCGGGGTAGGTATGGAAAAACTCAGCTTGTATTTCCATTCAAAAAAAACATGGCCCAACCGGTTGTTAGGATATTTTTTTAATCCATTCACATTGTTGTCGCACTCGCAGTACGGATATGTCACGGTTCCGGTCGTGACAAATAACTATAAAGGCATCCAGATTTCATGGAGCTTCCAATGA
- a CDS encoding TolC family protein: protein MKSQVCIALLLFCSSPSFAMNLQEYLKVVESNHRSIKALDYAKEAYDDANLAGDIDLVPAVGAEISYLSDKNPLSQFALFGVPESKQLSYNLGLQKKFSSGTSAKVWGTVTQFDNPGIQNPEFARYSRFGYGQLGLTLSQSLWKDAFGRGTRLRWERQDADTAAKKGDADYKIRGVLVQAEVAYWEYLYAVENLKTAQGSLDRAKKIESWTRRRVNDGISDRADLLQGQALVAGRQLLLITAEDDLQSAKKAVRDAMELKDSDPFPVIEGDLSVSRPINSMVTGGKGRVVQIEAYIKSLDAKAAAVSADEVEDKFRPDLVLSGSYNTNALGQDMPEASQNLGDFDRPTAKVSLTFQYLFDTSVKKAAKDGARKQALANRMLAERQLLESDSAWSELNRRYIEMSKRVESAEQVHKLQNDRARATNDLFNKGRTITMNVIDAENDAATAELNLSRLKTEQRKMEAQGRLYMTVEE from the coding sequence ATGAAGAGCCAAGTGTGTATCGCACTTCTTTTGTTTTGTTCATCGCCATCCTTCGCGATGAATTTGCAAGAATATCTTAAAGTCGTCGAATCCAATCATCGATCTATCAAAGCGCTCGATTACGCTAAAGAAGCTTATGATGATGCGAACCTCGCCGGGGACATCGATTTGGTTCCTGCCGTAGGAGCGGAGATAAGTTATCTGAGTGATAAAAATCCACTCAGTCAGTTTGCATTATTTGGTGTTCCCGAAAGCAAACAGCTCTCCTATAATCTTGGTTTGCAAAAAAAGTTTTCTTCAGGAACTTCAGCCAAGGTGTGGGGTACAGTCACTCAATTTGATAATCCAGGAATTCAAAATCCGGAGTTTGCTCGTTACAGCCGTTTCGGATATGGGCAATTGGGCCTCACCTTATCGCAGTCTTTATGGAAAGATGCCTTTGGACGTGGCACTCGTCTGCGTTGGGAAAGGCAAGATGCCGATACAGCTGCAAAAAAAGGGGATGCTGACTATAAGATTCGCGGCGTTTTAGTTCAGGCGGAAGTCGCATATTGGGAATACCTGTATGCCGTGGAAAACCTCAAAACGGCGCAGGGTTCCTTGGATCGCGCGAAAAAAATAGAATCCTGGACAAGACGTCGCGTGAATGACGGGATTAGTGATCGCGCGGATCTTCTGCAAGGGCAGGCGTTGGTTGCTGGTCGACAGCTGTTACTTATTACTGCCGAGGATGATTTGCAGTCGGCGAAAAAGGCTGTTCGCGATGCCATGGAGTTAAAAGATTCTGATCCCTTTCCGGTCATCGAAGGCGATCTGAGTGTGTCTCGTCCTATTAATTCGATGGTCACTGGCGGAAAAGGCCGGGTTGTTCAGATTGAAGCCTATATTAAGTCCTTAGATGCCAAAGCGGCTGCGGTAAGTGCTGATGAAGTCGAGGATAAGTTTCGTCCTGATTTAGTCTTAAGCGGGTCGTACAATACAAATGCGTTGGGGCAGGACATGCCAGAGGCTTCGCAAAACTTAGGTGATTTCGACAGGCCCACAGCCAAAGTTTCATTAACCTTCCAATACCTGTTTGATACCTCTGTGAAAAAGGCTGCTAAAGACGGGGCACGCAAGCAAGCTCTGGCAAATCGAATGTTGGCAGAACGTCAGCTCTTGGAAAGTGACAGTGCTTGGAGTGAACTCAACCGCAGATACATAGAGATGTCTAAGCGTGTGGAAAGTGCAGAGCAAGTTCATAAACTTCAAAATGATCGAGCTCGTGCGACGAATGATCTTTTTAACAAAGGTCGCACGATCACCATGAACGTTATTGATGCAGAAAACGATGCAGCGACGGCCGAACTTAATTTAAGCCGTTTAAAGACTGAACAAAGAAAAATGGAAGCCCAAGGTCGTCTATATATGACGGTAGAGGAATAG